CAAGGACGGGAGCATGGTGTCGCTGATGAGAAACTGGCCCCGGGACTGGAAGTTCTGCAACCGCATCAGCCTAAGCGCATCAAAGACGCCAACCCGTGGCAGCTCGAGGGTAAGAAACCCGAGGTGAAGTCGAATCTCTGTGGCTCTCCTGAAGCAGGGCATCTCGAACGCCTCGCCGTCGTGCCGTCGTCGTCGTCCCCGAAAGAGCTCTACCATTTCGTCCGACACAGCGCGGCTGTCGTCGAGGTGGAGCCGGCCGCAGAGGAGGGGCGCGGCGAGGGAAAGCCAGGCGAAGGTCTCCCGCGCGTCCACCTGGTCGGGCGAGACGGCGAGGCTCTGGATGTCGGCGGCCGCGTGCGCCTCCGAGGCGGCGAGGGCCTCGTAGGCCGCGAGGGCACGGGCGGGCACGGAGGGGTGTACGCCGTCGAAGAAGGGGTGGGGAAGCTGGGCCCATATGCAGCGCCATCTCCGGGAGAGGACGGTCGTCGCGACGGCTTCCTTGGTGCGGAGGCGGAGGAGGATGTCGACGAGGAGGTGGTCGGGGAGGCGGCTCAAGAAATCCATGCCGCCTCCAGGGACCGCAGCGGCCGCGCCGGTGACGACCGCGGGGGCCTTGTTTGGGGGCTCGCCGTTGCTCTCCATGGGGGCTCGGGATTTGGGATTTCTCCCCCCTGGTTCTGGTTCTTTGTTCTTGAGCGAGCGGGCTCCGGGACGGGGGAAGCGGCCTCGGTGGGGAAATGTTGAAGAGAGCCGTTGGGCAGAAACCTGCCCCTTTCCCCTTTTATTTCTCGTTTACGAAAAATCAACGGGAAATTGTTTTATGCGATTTTGTGAGGAGCAATACCAAAAGTGAGAAATAGGGATTTAAGCAAATTCATCCATAGCATACAGCTTAATTCGTACCCTTCTCTCCCGAAATAACGAAATAAATGTCTTTGATTTAGTACTCTCGTTCGTCCACGATGACTTTGATTTAGTACTATCGTTTTGGACAACGATGACGGCACGGCGGAGCTTGCCCAACCATTCCGGCAAGGTAAAACTCTACTcatacaaagttgtactaaatcaaagacacacttattttgggacagagggattATACAAAGTAAATCGAATAGTAGCACTCCCTAGTTATACTCGGCTCCTTACCATGTTCTGGGCTTCTGCCGGTCATCCTCCTCGGCACTCCATCTTTCACCTTCGACGCGTAGCTCCACCAGCATCGCCTCTCTTCTCACAACGTACACAACGTCGCGCAGTGATAAAGTCAACGGGACACAATTCATACGGTTTTGCTAAAGCACCTatagatttcatctgtcacctgTCGGTGTCGCTGCCAGTCCACCTCATCTTCGGTGGCCTTAGGGGTCTTAGCACGACGACTGGCTGGCTGAGCGGGAAGTTCTCTTGTGCAGGATGGTTATCTTCACCAACAA
This sequence is a window from Aegilops tauschii subsp. strangulata cultivar AL8/78 chromosome 7, Aet v6.0, whole genome shotgun sequence. Protein-coding genes within it:
- the LOC109731972 gene encoding putative F-box/FBD/LRR-repeat protein At4g03220, producing the protein MESNGEPPNKAPAVVTGAAAAVPGGGMDFLSRLPDHLLVDILLRLRTKEAVATTVLSRRWRCIWAQLPHPFFDGVHPSVPARALAAYEALAASEAHAAADIQSLAVSPDQVDARETFAWLSLAAPLLCGRLHLDDSRAVSDEMVELFRGRRRRHDGEAFEMPCFRRATEIRLHLGFLTLELPRVGVFDALRLMRLQNFQSRGQFLISDTMLPSLQELTMSGVRDMNVLTLNSKSLVSIDLSYLMGLQRLHITAPGLHQLEVVRCFYDSLKPVASITAERLEVFRWNGPYDLESVHLGEMPCLQTLGAPPIDTHRWRGFQMAQICAGFLGRFTAVDHLELDMTLGVSAFSSSWIQLFLRSPLGLKLCNVIHEHKLFSP